Proteins encoded in a region of the Pseudomonas sp. PDNC002 genome:
- a CDS encoding PepSY domain-containing protein — protein MKTVLPRAALLGLALLAMAGTAQAHDLSQDEALRLSREGVIRPFEEILPAALNRYPGSRLLEAELEKEHGNYIYEVELLTVDGVVRELELDARDGRILKDKEDD, from the coding sequence ATGAAGACCGTTCTACCCCGCGCGGCGCTGCTTGGCCTGGCGCTGCTGGCCATGGCCGGGACCGCGCAGGCCCATGACCTGAGCCAGGATGAAGCCTTGCGCCTGAGCCGCGAAGGGGTGATCCGCCCCTTCGAGGAAATCCTTCCCGCCGCGCTGAACCGCTATCCCGGCTCGCGCCTGCTCGAGGCCGAGCTGGAGAAGGAGCACGGCAACTACATTTATGAAGTGGAACTGCTGACCGTCGACGGCGTGGTGCGCGAACTGGAACTGGATGCCCGCGATGGCCGCATCCTCAAGGATAAGGAAGACGACTGA
- a CDS encoding response regulator transcription factor, giving the protein MRLLLVEDHVPLADELLVTLTRQGYAVDWLADGRDAAVQGASEPYDLVILDLGLPGRPGLEVLQEWRGMGLATPVLILTARGSWAERIDGLKAGADDYLTKPFHPEELLLRIQALLRRARGLANQSQLEVAGLSLDESRQCVQQGGKEVDLTSAEFRLLRYFMLHPGQLLSKSHLAEHLYDGETERDSNVIEVHINHLRRKLGREIIETRRGQGYRFTGNGAAN; this is encoded by the coding sequence ATGCGCCTGTTGCTGGTGGAAGATCATGTACCCCTGGCCGATGAACTGCTCGTCACCCTGACCCGCCAGGGCTACGCCGTGGACTGGCTGGCCGACGGTCGCGACGCGGCCGTGCAGGGCGCCAGCGAACCCTACGACCTGGTCATCCTCGACCTCGGCCTGCCGGGGCGCCCGGGGCTGGAAGTGCTGCAGGAATGGCGCGGCATGGGCCTGGCAACCCCTGTGCTGATCCTCACTGCGCGCGGCTCCTGGGCCGAGCGCATCGACGGCCTGAAGGCCGGCGCCGACGATTACCTGACCAAACCCTTCCATCCGGAAGAGCTGTTGCTGCGCATCCAGGCGCTGCTGCGCCGTGCTCGCGGGCTGGCCAACCAGAGTCAGCTGGAAGTGGCCGGGCTGAGCCTGGACGAGTCGCGCCAATGCGTGCAGCAGGGCGGCAAGGAGGTCGACCTGACTTCCGCCGAATTCCGACTGCTGCGCTACTTCATGCTGCATCCCGGCCAGTTGCTGTCGAAATCGCACCTGGCGGAGCACCTGTACGACGGCGAGACCGAGCGCGACTCCAACGTCATCGAAGTCCACATCAACCATCTGCGCCGCAAATTGGGCCGCGAGATCATCGAGACCCGCCGTGGCCAGGGTTACCGCTTCACCGGCAACGGTGCCGCGAATTGA